The region ATGCATGTCTTTTTCGTTGTTATCATATCCGTGAGTTCCGCCATTAATATGAGTACTTTCTTTACTTACTAAACTCCATCCTTTATCAGCTTCAACTACAAAATCGTGTACTCTTGGATTGGTTCCGTAATGTAATCTTTTTGGAACTTCAGTTGATTTCCAGAATTTGATATGAGGTACTTTTTTCAAAGCATTGGCAATAGAATCCTGAAATCCGGCTTTTGCCTGTAAACTCATAATTGGATTTACAACATCTTTATAGCCTAACCATTCCGGTTTTAAATAATCTAAAACGGCTACTTTTTTATCGTTGCTTATACTGGCCATTCCATGATCAGAAACGATAATTAAATTGATTTGTTTGCCAATAGGTAACTGATCTAATTTTCGGGATATTTCTCCCATAATAGAATCCATTTTGATGACCATTTTTTCGGTTTTTGGCGAAAACGGACCAAAATTATGTCCTGAATGATCTGGTTCGTCAAAATATAAAGTAACCAGATGAGGTCGTTGTTGTTCGGGTAATTGCAACCATTTTAAAACCGTATCGATTCTGGCTCCGTATGGGATTTTACCATCGTAATTTTTGAAATAACTCGGATTTCTTTTGTCAATATCAGAACCAGGCCAGAAGAAAGAGGCCGTTTTTACGCCTTGCTTTTCTGCCAAATTCCAAATCGGATTTCCACCATAAAAGCGGGAATCATTTTTGGCTTTGCTTGACAATGAAAACGCCTGATCTAAAGAAGCGTCATAAAAAACATTATTGATAATTCCGTGGTGATCTGGATAAAGTCCTGTCACAATTGAATAGTGATTTGGAAAAGTTTTACTTGGGTAAGAAGGTTTCATTGATTTGGCATGAACGCCTTCTTTTGAGATTTGTTTTAAGTTTGGAAGATTATACATTTTGCCATAATCCCAACGAAACCCGTCCATAGAAATTAAAACGACATAACTGTCTTTACTGTTTTGGGCTTGTGAAATAAATGAAATTGTGAAGAAAAATAAAGATAGGAGCGCAGTAAAAGATTTTTTCATTTTTTGAATTTATTATAGCTACAAAGGTAAGAGATAACAGATTTTTTAAAGAAAAAGAGAATGTTAAATAAAAAATAGGTTGCCACTAATTACACTAATTTCCACGAATTGTTTTTCTTTTTAGCCACAGATTAAAAGGATTTTTATTTTATGCACATCATAGAATTATAAAAATTAAATTAATTTGCTTAAATCTGCAAAATCTACGTGAAAAGTTTTTAGTGTATCCAATAAAGAAATCCTTTTAATCCGTATAATCTGTGGCAACTTATTTTACACAAAGCATTAGTGGAAATTCGTGCAATTAGTGGTAAAAAAAAGCGCCAGAAGTAAATCCGGCGCTTTAAGTTTTAAGAAGAGAATGAATTACATCATTCCTGGCATTCCGCCTCCCATTGGCATTCCGCCTCCGGCATTTTCTTCTTTAATATCAATTAATGCACATTCTGTAGTAAGGATCATTCCGGAAACAGAAGCAGCATTTTCAAGAGCCACACGAGTTACTTTTTTAGGATCGATAATTCCTGCAGCAAGCATGTCTACATATTCGTCAGTTTTTGCGTTGTATCCAAAATCTCCAGAACCTTCAGAAACTTTAGCCACCACAACAGAACCTTCAAGACCAGCGTTTTCAACGATAGTTCTTAATGGAGCTTCAACAGCGCGAGAAACGATTTGGATTCCTGTTGCTTCGTCAGCGTTATCCGCTTTTAAGTCAGCTAAAGCAAGTTTAGCTCTTAATAGCGCCACACCACCACCGGCAACGATTCCTTCTTCAACCGCAGCACGAGTAGCGTGTAAAGCATCATCCACTCTGTCTTTTTTCTCTTTCATCTCCACTTCAGAAGCAGCACCAACGTAAAGTACAGCAACACCTCCGGCTAATTTAGCCAAACGCTCTTGTAATTTTTCTTTATCATAATCAGATGTAGTAGTTTCCATCTGACCTTTAATTTGGTTTACTCTGTTTTTGATGATATCCGCTTCACCTGCACCGCTCACGATAGTTGTATTGTCTTTGTCGATAGAAACTCTTTTTGCGTTTCCTAACATTTCGATAGTTGTATTTTCAAGAGTATAACCTCTTTCTTCAGAAATTACAGTTCCGCCAGTTAAGATTGCGATATCTTCTAACATTGCTTTTCTTCTGTCTCCAAAACCTGGAGCTTTTACAGCAGCAATTTTAAGAGCACCTCTTAATTTGTTTACTACTAAAGTAGAAAGAGCTTCTCCGTCAACATCTTCAGCAATAATCAATAATGGTTTTCCTGATTGAGCAACTGGCTCTAAAACCGGAAGTAATTCTTTTAAAGAAGATACTTTTTTGTCGTATAATAAGATGTAAGGAGAATCTAATTCAACTTCCATTTTTTCCGGGTTTGTTACGAAGTAAGGAGAAAGATATCCTCTGTCAAACTGCATTCCTTCTACAACGTCAACAAAAGTGTCAGTTCCTTTAGCCTCTTCAACAGTGATAACACCTTCTTTTCCTACTTTAGCAAAAGCAGTAGCGATTAACTCACCAATAACTTCGTCATTGTTTGCAGAGATAGCAGCAATTTGTTTGATTTTGTCTGAATCGCTTCCAACTACTTTAGCTTGTTTTGCCAAGTCAGCTACGATTGTTTCAACAGCTTTGTCGATACCGCGTTTTAAATCCATTGGATTTGCACCTGCAGCAACGTTTTTAAGACCTTCTTTAACGATAGCCTGAGCTAAAACTGTAGCAGTTGTCGTTCCGTCCCCAGCTAAGTCATTGGTTTTAGAAGCGACTTCTTTAACCATTTGCGCACCCATATTTTCTAATGCGTCTTTTAATTCGATTTCTTTTGCAACAGAAACACCATCTTTAGTAACTGTAGGTCCACCAAATGATTTTCCGATAATTACGTTACGACCTTTTGGTCCAAGGGTTACTTTTACAGCATTTGCTAATGCATCAACACCACGTTTTAGTCCGTCACGTGCTTCAATATCAAATTTTATATCTTTTGCCATTTTGAAATTTTGTTTAAAGTTTGATTTGTTTCAAGTTAATCACAGTCTTAATTCTTAATACTGATTACTTAATACAATATGTTTTTTTAGATAATTGCAAGGATATCGTCCTCACGCATAATTAAATAATCAGTACCTTCTAATTTTAGCTCAGTTCCTGCATATTTGCCATAAAGAACAGTATCACCAACTTTTACAGTCATAGTATGATCTTTAGTTCCGTTTCCTACTGCAACTACAGTTCCTTTTTGTGGTTTTTCTTTGGCAGTATCTGGAATAAAAATACCTGAAGCAGTTTTGGTTTCAGCTGCAACAGGCTCAATAAGTACGCGGTCTGAAAGCGGTTTAATGTTTAAAGCCATGATTTTATATTATTATAAGTTATACATTTTTTTCTGTTCTATAAACTTTCAGAAATTGTGCCATGCTGGTAAAACTGACATTATTTCTTAAAAAAAATGCCAGCTTTGACAGGCTGGCATTCGATTTTTTATATTGAACTAAAATTATTTAGTTGCTGGTGCTGCCGGAGCAGGAGTAGTTCCTTGTGCTGGAGCTGCCGGTGCGTTTGCAGGAGCTTCCGTTTTTTCAATAAGTTTAGAATCTGTATCGCTTAAAGCTCCTGAGAAACTTAAGCTTGAAAGTAAAATTAGCACAATTAAAACAGTAGCTAAAGTCCAAGTACTTTTATCTAAAAAGTCAGTTGTTTTTTGTACTCCACCCAACATTTGAGTTCCGCTGATAGTAGAAGATAATCCTCCACCTTTAGGGTTTTGTACCATGATAACTACGATCAATAGAAAACAAACTATTGTGATTAAAACTAAAAAAATTGAAAATGTGCTCATTACTTAATTATTGTTATTGTTATTTTGTTGTAAAATCTTTATATCCGATATGCGGTCTGCAAAGAAAGTAATTTTTTCTGGATATTTCAAAATTAATATTTCATATGCCTGAATTGCCTTTGTATATTTCTTTTGTTCCAGATATACTCTGGCCAGAGTCTCGGTCATTAGGTATGAATTATCCTCCGGAGCACTTTCAATTTGGATAATTGGAGCATTATTTCCGGGTTTAATTGGAGAAATTTTAGGGTTATTTTCGATAAACTTATCGATTATACTAGCCTTTTTTTGTCTTTCTTCTTCTTGTTTTGCTTTTTCTTCAGCTTCTTTTGCTTCTTTTTCTTCTGGAGAAAGATCATTTGAGCGGTCAATCGGTTCTGTTCTAGATAATTGAAGCCATTCTTGGAAAGAGTGTTTTTCTCTTAATGAAAAATCTAAAGGCTTGCCAATTTCTAAATGTTCTGTTGCTGTTTTTACAGGCTCAGTGGTTTCTTCTTCAATTTCTTCTTCAGTCTCTTCAATAATTTCTTCCTGAACTTGTTCTGCAGCTTCTTGTTCAATGATTTTTTCTTGAATGTCCTCTTGAATTTCTACTTTAGGAATTACTGTTTCTGCTTCTTTAATAGAAGAAAGAATAGATCTTTCAAGTGGATTTAACTTAGGTTCAGGAATTATCATTTCTTCGATAACGCCTTCTTCCTCTTCTTCAATAGCATCTGAAGTTGACTGCTCAACAACAGCTTCAGTTTTAGATTCTTCTTTTTTTACAGGTTCTTCAGGCAGTGTTGTTTCAGCTTCTTTAATAGAACTTAAAATCGAATTTTGAATACGATCAAATTTAGGTTCTTCCTGAGTTTCTTGTATAGGATCTTGTGTAGCAAGAGTTTCGGATACTTTAATAGAACTTAGAATCGAATTTTCGATACGGTCAATTTTAGTTTCCTCAAATTTTGGTTCTTCCACTTTTTCTGATTCTGTAAAAGAAGAAATTTCGTTTTCTTCTACAGATTCTATAATTTCAGAAACAGTAATCGCATCGGCTTTCTTTTTCTCTTCAATAACAGGTTTTTCATAAGTTACCAATTGCGCTTCTTTGATAGCCATAAAAATAGAAGGATCTATTTCAGGAAGCGTTTTAGGTTTTTCTTCGATTACCGGCTTTTCAAAAGTTACAGTTTGTGCTTCTTTTATAGCAAGAAAAATAGATGGATCTATTTCCGGGATAATTTTAGATTCAGTAATGTTTACAGGTTCGGTGATTTCCAGAGGTTCTTCAACTTTTAAAATTTCCTCCGTTTTTACCGGCTCTTCTGTTTTGACAAACTTTTCGGTTTGTGCAGATTGTTCAACAGGGATATTTTGGTTTTCTTTAGAATCAGAAACAAGCTGTTCTTCCGGATCATTCTTTTGAAGCGCTTTTCTAATTTGTTCAGGAGAAATAATTTCGCTGTCAAAAACGGTAATTTCCAGTAAATCTCTTAGTTTTTGTTCGTAGAAATCATTCTGGACAGATGTAAAAGCTTCAGAAGTAATAAAATCAAATAAAACAGAACGATCTGAAGTATGTGCTGCCGTAACTTTTAAAGCATAATTATACTTAAAACTGTTTTGATTGTAAAGCCCTTTTAATCGTAATGCACGTGCACTTTGGAAATACGGAAATTCATTCAAAACACTTCCTAATGCATCCGCCTGCTTTTCTGTAATAGCATCCGGTTTGTTCATTAAGTAGGTATAATCGGTAACGTTCATTTTTTTTGTTTAATTGTTTATGGGTTTAGTTGCTTTTGATGTTTTTTATCGGTTTAACAAATAAACATTTTACCATTTTGCCAGTGATTCATTAAAAATGTCCTGCGTGATTCTTTCAAAAATTGTTTTAATAGCGTCGTTCAATGTAGTTCCTGTTGGAAGTTGTTGTCCCGGAAAATCATAATAGAATTCGAAAGGTTTTTCAAAATCGTCTGTTTCTTTTTTCTTATTTGTAAATCTGACATTGATACGAATAGATAAACGGTTTTGAGCTGCTCCCATATTACCACTGGCGTCTGCAGCTGTTGCTGTCATTGGCGTAATTCTGTAATCTACAATTTCTCCCTCGTATGTTAAGTCACCATTTACGCTTACTAAGTTTAAATTGGTCTGATTCATGATCAAATCCTGTAAGGCTAATGTAAAAGTTCTGTCAATTCCGGGTTCTACTAAATCTGCATTGTTTTGGAAAAAGTTAACCTGAAAAGTTTTGGCATCGATTTTACCTGTTCCGGTAAAGTTGTAGACAGAACAACCACTAAAAGTTGTAGCAATAAATAGGATAAAGATATATTTTAAGTATTTCATTTTTTTGTTTAAGTATTGTTTTGTCGGTTTTTCAGGGCTTGGGTCAAAGATATTCATTTTAGTTTAAAACATTTCGTGTCTTAGTGCCTTTGCGGCAAAACTATAAATCGAATTGTTTGATTTTACGATATAAAGTCCTTTCGGAAATACCTAATTCATCTGCAGCAGCTTTACGTTTTCCTTTGTTTTTTTCTAATGATTTTTTGATCATTTCGATTTCTTTCTGTTCCAGACGTAAAATTTCTTCTTCTTCTATGGTTTCAGCAAATAAATAATTATCGTCTTGTATTTGATAATTGTCTTCGCGAACAGCAGGAGTTGTCATAACAGCGGTTCTTGGTTCTTCTTCAAAATCAATTTCGTTGTCATTTTCCTGATTTCCGTATATTTTCTGAATTAAATTCGGATTGATGTCTTGTACTTTAGAAGTGCCGTTTTTCATTAATTCTAAAGTCAGTTTCTTCAAATCATTCAAGTCACTTTTCATATCAAAAAGGACTTTGTACAAGATGTCTCTTTCTGTGCTAAAATCACTTTCTTTTTTACTGTCGTTAATAACAGAAGGCAGATTGCTTCCTTCTGATGGTAAATAAGATTTTAGAGTTGCCAGACTAATATCACGATTGGTTTCTAAAACAGAAATTTGCTCAGCTACATTTCGAAGCTGACGGATGTTTCCGCTCCATCTGAATTTCTGTAATAATTGTACAGCATCGTCGTCCAGGCGTAAAGGAGGCATTTTGTATTTATGAGCAAAATCGGCTACAAATTTTCTGAATAATAAGTGAATGTCGTCGTTTCTTTCTCTTAAAGGCGGTAAAGTGATTTCAACTGTACTTAAACGATAATACAAATCTTCACGGAATTTTCCTTTTTCGATTGCATTAAACAAATTCACGTTTGTTGCGGCAACAATACGAACATTGGTTTTCTGAACCTGAGAAGAACCTACTTTTATAAATTCACCATTTTCTAAAACACGCAACAATCTTACCTGAGTTGTCAACGGTAATTCACCAACTTCGTCCAAGAAGATAGTTCCGCCGTCAGCTACTTCAAAATACCCTTCACGAGTGCTTGTTGCTCCTGTAAAAGCGCCTTTTTCGTGTCCGAATAATTCACTGTCAATGGTTCCTTCCGGAATCGCTCCACAGTTTACAGCAATATATTTACCATGCTTTCTGTGTGAAAGCGAATGTATAATTCTGGGAATATTTTCTTTACCAACACCACTTTCCCCGGTTACCATTACTGAGATATCAGTCGGAGCAACCTGAATGGCTTTTTCGATAGCACGATTTAATTTCGGATCATTTCCAATAATCTCGAATCGTTGTTTTATTGCTTGAACTGTTTCCATGTAGATTTTTGTTTCAAGTTTTTACACTTTGGCTTATATTTTTTTTTCTTTTGCCACGAATTTCACGAATTTCCGCGAATTTTTTTAATCAAACTAATGAATAACTCTTTTATGCTGTAATGACTTTTTACTAAAGTTAACGATAATTCCTAAATCGCTATCTGCTAGTTTTAAATAATTAATTGTTTGGGCAACATATTCATCAGCTATATCTTTGGATGCTTTTACTTCCAGGATAATCTCATTATAAACTACAAAATCAGCATAGAATTTATGTGCTAAAACAATGTCTTTATATTGAATATCGTATTGTTTTTCACGTTCAAAAGGAATATTATGCTTTTTAAACTCATACTCTAATGCATCTTTGTAAACAATTTCAAGAAGTCCGCCGCCTAATATCCTATGAACTTCCATGTAAATTCCAACAATTTTATATTATTCTTCTTTTCTGTATAATTCCATAATTTGTTTTTTAAAACAAATCTATTGTTTTTTTTTTGAAAGAAAATTCGTGTAAATTTGTGAAATTCGTGGCAAACAAAAATTAATTCATGCTACTCAAGCCAACTGCTTCTCCCTTAAGAGTTCCAGAAGTACAGCTTGTAATTTTTACGTTTACGAAATCTCCAATTTTATAATTCTCCTTTGGAAAAACAACCGTTATACTTTGAGAGTTTCTTCCCGAAAACTCTTCTTTTGATTTTTTAGAAACTTTCTCGACTAAAACTTCAACGGTTTTTCCAACAAATTCCTCGCTTCTAAACCAGGCATGTTTTTGTTGTAAATCGACAATTTCCTGTAATCTTCTGGCTTTGGTTTCTTCTTCGACGTCGTCTTTCATTTTTCTTCCGGCCAAAGTTCCAGGGCGTTCAGAATACGAATACATGTAGCCAAAGTTGTATTTTACGTATTCCATCAAACTCATCGTATCTTGATGGTCTTCTTCTGTTTCTGTTGGGAAACCAGCAATCATATCCTGCGAAATTGAAGCATCGGGAACAATCGCTCTAATTTTATCAATCAAAGCCATATATTCTTCACGAGAATGCAGACGATTCATTTCTTTTAAAATTCGGTTACTTCCAGACTGAACCGGTAAGTGAATATGTTTACAGATATTTGGATATTTCGCAATAACATGTAGGATACTCTCGTGCATGTCCTGTGGATTCGAAGTTGAAAAACGGATTCTCATTTTAGGGAAACCAACAGCAACCATTTCTAATAATTGATCAAAATCAACTGCAGTAGCTTTTTGCATTTCAGAAGCGTTTACGAAATCTTTTTTCAATCCGCCGCCGTACCAAAGGTAACTGTCAACGTTTTGCCCAAGAAGCGTAATTTCTTTAAAACCTTTCTCCCAAAGATCTTTAATCTCATTCATAATACTTTGAGGCTCACGGCTGCGTTCACGTCCGCGTGTAAAAGGTACAACACAGAAGGTACACATATTATCGCATCCACGAGTAATCGAAACCAAAGCGGTGATTCCGTTACTCATTAAACGAACAGGCGAAATATCTCCGTACGTTTCTTCTTTTGATAAAATTACATTAATCGCGTCACGTCCTTCTTCAACTTCAGCCAATAGATTCGGAAGATCTTTATAAGCATCAGGACCAACAACAAGATCGACTATTTTTTCTTCTTCCAAAAACTGACTTTTCAAACGTTCCGCCATACAGCCTAAAACGCCCACTTTCATTTTCGGATTCGTGCGTTTTACCGCATTATATTTTTCAAGACGTTTACGAATAGTTTGTTCTGCTTTGTCACGGATAGAGCAGGTATTCACCAAAACCAAATCGGCTTCTTCCAAAACCGAAGTAGTGTTATAACCGCCGTCAGATAAAATGGAAGCTACGACTTCACTGTCCGAAAAATTCATCGCACAACCGTAACTTTCTATAAAGAGTTTTTTAGTATTCTCAGGTTTATTTTCCAGAACAAGACTTTCGCCCTGTTTGCTTTCTTCAATAATCTTTTCCATTGTAAAATTTCAAAGTGCAAAGATAGGGTAATTGCATCTAATATGACAAGATGGCAGAAAAAAGATTTTAGATTTTAGAGTTTAGATTTCAGATTGTTGAAATTTGGTGAATATGGAGATCTTTTCAGATCTGTTGCCAGAATCTAAAATCTACAATAAAATAATAAGGAGCTATTTCCAGCTTTCCACTTCTTGTCCTCATAAAAAAAGCAAAGTTTCTAATGTTGTAAAAAGAGCTTCCGTTGGTCGCTTTTTTACAACAAGAAACTTATGCTTTTTTTACTCCGGGCAATCCGTTGCAATCTGGGCTAGGTCAATCCGTTTTAAAAGAAAGAGTTAGAATTTAATTTAAGTGAATGTTTTTTGCAATCTAAAATCTGAAATCTAAAACCTACAATTGAAAAGGAGATTTCTCGGTCAGAAATCATTAAAAGTTATACCTATATATATAATCGAGATTATTACAGATAAATCTGCAATTTTAAGTTTCATAATATCAAAATACTTCAAAAATGCATTCGTAAGGTTAATATTTAAAAAAAATAAATACTTTTGTTGCAGAAAAATAGAGCAATGGCAAAGAATTTAGTAATAGTGGAGTCACCTGCAAAGGCGAAAACGATCGAGAAATTTCTCGGAAGTGATTTTCAGGTGGAGTCTAGTTATGGTCACATAGCCGACTTACCATCAAAGGAAATAGGAGTAGATGTAGAAAATGGTTTTAAACCTAAATATGAAGTTTCTCCGGATAAAAAAGCCTTGGTAACGAAACTAAAATCACTTTCTAAGAATGCCGAAACGGTTTGGTTGGCATCCGATGAGGACCGCGAGGGAGAGGCTATTTCATGGCACTTGGCGGAAGAATTAAAACTGGATAAAAAAAAAACCAAACGAATTGTTTTTCACGAGATTACAAAATCTGCGATTCTTAAAGCAATCGACAATCCAAGAGAAATTGATTATAATTTAGTAAACGCGCAACAGGCACGTCGTGTTCTGGATCGTTTAGTGGGTTACGAATTATCTCCGGTTTTATGGAGAAAAATTAAAGGCGGACTTTCTGCTGGGCGTGTACAATCTGTTTCAGTACGTTTAATTGTAGAGAGAGAACGCGAAATACAAAGTTTTAATGCAGTTGCAACGTATTCAATTGTTGCCGAATTTGTAAACGAAGCCGGAAAAGCTTTCAAAGCAAAATTGCCGAAAAACTTCAATACTAAAAAAGAAGCCGAAGATTTCTTAAATCAAAATATCGGTTCTAAATATAAGGTAGCAGATTTAGAAACTAAACCTACCAAAAAATCTCCAACAGCACCTTTTACAACTTCTACGTTGCAACAAGAAGCGGCAAGAAAATTATACTTGCCAGTTGGAATCACCATGCAGTTAGCACAACGTCTTTACGAAGCGGGACTTATTACTTATATGAGAACCGACTCTGTGAATCTTTCTAAAGAAGCAATGGACGCAGCGCAAGCAGAAATAATCAAATCTTACGGAAAAGAATTTTCTAAGCCGAGAGTTTTTGCTAATAAAAACAAAGGAGCACAAGAAGCGCACGAAGCAATTCGACCAACAGATATGTCTCGTCACACTGTGAATATTGATCGTGACCAGGCTCGATTATACGATTTGATCTGGAAAAGAACTTTGGCTTCACAAATGAGCGATGCACAGTTAGAAAGAACAAACGTAAAAATTGAAGCAGATAATCATGATGAAATTTTTACAGCTTCAGGAGAAGTATTGCTTTTTGAAGGTTTCTTAAAAGTGTACTTAGAAGGACATGATGATGATGAGGAAGAGCAAGAAGGTATGCTTCCGGCTTTAAAAGTAAACGAAAAACTGGCTAATAACTATATTACAGCTACAGAACGATATTCAAGACCGCCTGCACGCTATACTGAGGCATCTTTGGTGAAAAAGTTGGAGGAACTTGGAATTGGGCGTCCATCTACATATGCGCCAACAATTTCTACGATTATCAATAGAAATTATGTTGAAAAAGGAACTTTAGAAGGTGTAGAACGTAACTATACACAGCTTATTTTACAAAACAGCAAATTAGGAGAGAAGGTTCTAAAAGAAAATACAGGTTCTGATAAAGGAAAATTAGTTCCAACTGACATCGGAACAATTGTTACTGATTTCTTAGTAAAGAATTTCGGAAACATTCTGGATTATAATTTCACTGCAAAAGTAGAACAGGATTTTGACGAGATTGCCGAAGGAAATATTGACTGGGCAAAAATGATGCAGGATTTCTACAATCAGTTTCATCCAAATGTAAAAGAAGTTGAGGCAAATGCGGAACGTGAAAGCGGGGAGAGAATTCTAGGAAAAGATGCTGACGGAAGACAAGTTTCTGTTCGTTTAGGAAAATTTGGGCCAATGGCTCAGATTGGAGAAGCAGATGACGAAGATAAAAAGTTTGCCAGCTTAATGGCAGATCAAAATATAGGAAACATTACACTTGAAGAAGCTTTGAATTTGTTCTTGCTTCCAAAAAGTTTAGGAGAATATAAAGGAGAAGAAGTGGAGGTAAATAACGGTCGTTACGGTCCTTATGTTC is a window of Flavobacterium crocinum DNA encoding:
- a CDS encoding sigma-54 interaction domain-containing protein — protein: METVQAIKQRFEIIGNDPKLNRAIEKAIQVAPTDISVMVTGESGVGKENIPRIIHSLSHRKHGKYIAVNCGAIPEGTIDSELFGHEKGAFTGATSTREGYFEVADGGTIFLDEVGELPLTTQVRLLRVLENGEFIKVGSSQVQKTNVRIVAATNVNLFNAIEKGKFREDLYYRLSTVEITLPPLRERNDDIHLLFRKFVADFAHKYKMPPLRLDDDAVQLLQKFRWSGNIRQLRNVAEQISVLETNRDISLATLKSYLPSEGSNLPSVINDSKKESDFSTERDILYKVLFDMKSDLNDLKKLTLELMKNGTSKVQDINPNLIQKIYGNQENDNEIDFEEEPRTAVMTTPAVREDNYQIQDDNYLFAETIEEEEILRLEQKEIEMIKKSLEKNKGKRKAAADELGISERTLYRKIKQFDL
- the groL gene encoding chaperonin GroEL (60 kDa chaperone family; promotes refolding of misfolded polypeptides especially under stressful conditions; forms two stacked rings of heptamers to form a barrel-shaped 14mer; ends can be capped by GroES; misfolded proteins enter the barrel where they are refolded when GroES binds); this translates as MAKDIKFDIEARDGLKRGVDALANAVKVTLGPKGRNVIIGKSFGGPTVTKDGVSVAKEIELKDALENMGAQMVKEVASKTNDLAGDGTTTATVLAQAIVKEGLKNVAAGANPMDLKRGIDKAVETIVADLAKQAKVVGSDSDKIKQIAAISANNDEVIGELIATAFAKVGKEGVITVEEAKGTDTFVDVVEGMQFDRGYLSPYFVTNPEKMEVELDSPYILLYDKKVSSLKELLPVLEPVAQSGKPLLIIAEDVDGEALSTLVVNKLRGALKIAAVKAPGFGDRRKAMLEDIAILTGGTVISEERGYTLENTTIEMLGNAKRVSIDKDNTTIVSGAGEADIIKNRVNQIKGQMETTTSDYDKEKLQERLAKLAGGVAVLYVGAASEVEMKEKKDRVDDALHATRAAVEEGIVAGGGVALLRAKLALADLKADNADEATGIQIVSRAVEAPLRTIVENAGLEGSVVVAKVSEGSGDFGYNAKTDEYVDMLAAGIIDPKKVTRVALENAASVSGMILTTECALIDIKEENAGGGMPMGGGMPGMM
- a CDS encoding LptE family protein, translated to MKYLKYIFILFIATTFSGCSVYNFTGTGKIDAKTFQVNFFQNNADLVEPGIDRTFTLALQDLIMNQTNLNLVSVNGDLTYEGEIVDYRITPMTATAADASGNMGAAQNRLSIRINVRFTNKKKETDDFEKPFEFYYDFPGQQLPTGTTLNDAIKTIFERITQDIFNESLAKW
- a CDS encoding GxxExxY protein; amino-acid sequence: MVGIYMEVHRILGGGLLEIVYKDALEYEFKKHNIPFEREKQYDIQYKDIVLAHKFYADFVVYNEIILEVKASKDIADEYVAQTINYLKLADSDLGIIVNFSKKSLQHKRVIH
- the miaB gene encoding tRNA (N6-isopentenyl adenosine(37)-C2)-methylthiotransferase MiaB, yielding MEKIIEESKQGESLVLENKPENTKKLFIESYGCAMNFSDSEVVASILSDGGYNTTSVLEEADLVLVNTCSIRDKAEQTIRKRLEKYNAVKRTNPKMKVGVLGCMAERLKSQFLEEEKIVDLVVGPDAYKDLPNLLAEVEEGRDAINVILSKEETYGDISPVRLMSNGITALVSITRGCDNMCTFCVVPFTRGRERSREPQSIMNEIKDLWEKGFKEITLLGQNVDSYLWYGGGLKKDFVNASEMQKATAVDFDQLLEMVAVGFPKMRIRFSTSNPQDMHESILHVIAKYPNICKHIHLPVQSGSNRILKEMNRLHSREEYMALIDKIRAIVPDASISQDMIAGFPTETEEDHQDTMSLMEYVKYNFGYMYSYSERPGTLAGRKMKDDVEEETKARRLQEIVDLQQKHAWFRSEEFVGKTVEVLVEKVSKKSKEEFSGRNSQSITVVFPKENYKIGDFVNVKITSCTSGTLKGEAVGLSSMN
- a CDS encoding co-chaperone GroES, with the translated sequence MALNIKPLSDRVLIEPVAAETKTASGIFIPDTAKEKPQKGTVVAVGNGTKDHTMTVKVGDTVLYGKYAGTELKLEGTDYLIMREDDILAII
- a CDS encoding tetratricopeptide repeat protein; the encoded protein is MNVTDYTYLMNKPDAITEKQADALGSVLNEFPYFQSARALRLKGLYNQNSFKYNYALKVTAAHTSDRSVLFDFITSEAFTSVQNDFYEQKLRDLLEITVFDSEIISPEQIRKALQKNDPEEQLVSDSKENQNIPVEQSAQTEKFVKTEEPVKTEEILKVEEPLEITEPVNITESKIIPEIDPSIFLAIKEAQTVTFEKPVIEEKPKTLPEIDPSIFMAIKEAQLVTYEKPVIEEKKKADAITVSEIIESVEENEISSFTESEKVEEPKFEETKIDRIENSILSSIKVSETLATQDPIQETQEEPKFDRIQNSILSSIKEAETTLPEEPVKKEESKTEAVVEQSTSDAIEEEEEGVIEEMIIPEPKLNPLERSILSSIKEAETVIPKVEIQEDIQEKIIEQEAAEQVQEEIIEETEEEIEEETTEPVKTATEHLEIGKPLDFSLREKHSFQEWLQLSRTEPIDRSNDLSPEEKEAKEAEEKAKQEEERQKKASIIDKFIENNPKISPIKPGNNAPIIQIESAPEDNSYLMTETLARVYLEQKKYTKAIQAYEILILKYPEKITFFADRISDIKILQQNNNNNN
- a CDS encoding alkaline phosphatase family protein, with protein sequence MKKSFTALLSLFFFTISFISQAQNSKDSYVVLISMDGFRWDYGKMYNLPNLKQISKEGVHAKSMKPSYPSKTFPNHYSIVTGLYPDHHGIINNVFYDASLDQAFSLSSKAKNDSRFYGGNPIWNLAEKQGVKTASFFWPGSDIDKRNPSYFKNYDGKIPYGARIDTVLKWLQLPEQQRPHLVTLYFDEPDHSGHNFGPFSPKTEKMVIKMDSIMGEISRKLDQLPIGKQINLIIVSDHGMASISNDKKVAVLDYLKPEWLGYKDVVNPIMSLQAKAGFQDSIANALKKVPHIKFWKSTEVPKRLHYGTNPRVHDFVVEADKGWSLVSKESTHINGGTHGYDNNEKDMHAIFYAKGPAFKVDKTVPTFQNVSVYPLIAHILGLQVGEIDGKFSDVKSMLK
- the secG gene encoding preprotein translocase subunit SecG, giving the protein MSTFSIFLVLITIVCFLLIVVIMVQNPKGGGLSSTISGTQMLGGVQKTTDFLDKSTWTLATVLIVLILLSSLSFSGALSDTDSKLIEKTEAPANAPAAPAQGTTPAPAAPATK